A region of the Anolis carolinensis isolate JA03-04 chromosome 1, rAnoCar3.1.pri, whole genome shotgun sequence genome:
CACAGAAAGGTAGTGCCATGGTGGGACGTCATACCTATCTTACCCCACTTCCAAATGTTTCCAAGCTGAGGGTTCTGTCTAGTGGTACATTGCTCAGATCCTGGCTCTTGTACAATAAACGGACAGATGGAAGGAGCTGAATGTTCAGTGACATCATAGATATATGTCCTCCAACCTCTGAAACTTCTAGAACAATACGGTAGTTATTGGCAACAGGGATAAAGGaagtggaagagaagaaaaagaaggccaCGCCCAGAATGAAATACTGCATCCCACAGCTACCCCTTCTAATAGGAGAGCCATGAAACCATCTGGGACTGAGGAAACTATTTGGAAAGAACAGCCCTGAGTTAAGTCCAAAGGGAAGAAGGGAATAAGATTGTCACCAAAACGCTATATCTGGACCCAAAGGAAACTCTTGAAAGCGCTATCTTCAACAACGCCGTGGCATAGCCATAAGCTTATGGAGGAAGAATGGATGAATCCGAGACCCCCCTTGACCCTGATGCAGTTGAGAACAACAAAGCGAGTGAAGAAAAGATAGACATAGAGGAACAGAAAGATAACGATGAGCCCATTGAGGAGGGGCAACACCAAGAAAGTGGAGATAGCGTCCCTGCAGTGGAAGAAGATGTTCCTGAGACAGAGGACCGGGTTCCACTGGTGGAGAGCAAAGTGAGCCTTCCCCCAGACCTAAATGATCAGATTGGCTCCGCTCCTGCCAGTAAAACTGGAAGCGTAGTGTCAGTCAGGAAACAGTCAGAAAGTGACCAGCAGCCCCTGGCTCAAGAAGAGCAACCCCCAGGCCAAGAATCACGGCGTGGCAGTCAAGTTCCTGGTGAAGAATTGCGGCGTGGCAGTCAGGTTGCTGGCCAAGAATCGCGGCGTGGCAGTCAGGTTGCTGGCCAAGAATCGCGGCGTGGCAGTCAGGTTGCTGGCCAAGAATCGCGGCGTGGCAGTCAGGTTGCTGGCCAAGAACCGCGGCGTGGCAGTCAGGTTGCTGGCCAAGAATCGCGGCGTGGCAGTCAGGTTGCTGGTGAAGAATTGCGGCGTGGCAGTCAGGTTGCTGGCCAAGAATCACGGCGTGGCAGTCAGGTTGCTGGCGAAGAATTGCGGCGTGGCAGTCAGGTTGCTGGTGAAGAATTGCGGCGTGGCAGTCAGGTTGCTGGCCAAGAATCACGGCGTGGCAGTCAGGTTGCTGGCCAAGAATCACGGCGTGGCAGTCAGGTTGCTGGTGAAGAATTGCGGCGTGGCAGTCAGGTTGCTGGCCAAGAATCACGGCGTGGCAGTCAAATTCTGAGGCAAGATTCACGTCATGGCAGTCAACAGCCTGGGCAAGAATCACGTCGTGGTAGTCAATCTTCTGTCCAGGGTTCACGTCGTGGCAGTCAAGTCCCAGGGGACATATCTCAAGAGCTTCCTGGGCAAGAATCGCGCCGTGGAACTCAGCCCGCATTGGAGGAATTCCAAGAAAATCAAGAGCTCCCTGGGGATGGGTCACGCCGTGGCAGTCAGCTCCCAGGAGAAATATCTCAGGAGCCTCCTGGCCCAGGATCACGGCGTGAAAGTCAATTGGCAACTGAGAAACCTGAGAAAGACCAACAGCTCCTTGGTGAAGAGTCACATCATGATATTCAGCCACCCAGCCAAGAATTGCAGATCTCACAGAGTCGGAAATCTATCAGTGAAGTGGAAACCACAGAGAACGTGACTTGGATCAGCCAAAGAACTGGGAAAGTCATGAAATGTGAGATCCAGCAGACAAGTCGGATTTGGGAACGCAAGCCACTTGCTGAAATCCTTCATCCTTTGACTAGAATGCTCCCAAAAATGTCAAGCACAGGGAAAACACCAGTTCACGTACCTTCTGAAGTTACGGAAAAGCCTATAGCGCCCCAACCCAGCATCCGAAAGTCACAGGCTGAGGCACCCCAGCCATCTAAGGAGGATGTGACTTGGGTCAGCAAAAGAACAGGAAAAGTTGTGAGATGTTCAGGTCAGCAGACCAGCAAAATCTgggaaaaaaaacctctttgTGAAATCCTTCAACGTTCTGTTCAAGAGCCACAGGTCCCAAAAGAAATGCCAGAAGAAGTTTTAGTGGTTGAACAAGAGGCCGTTCCACCTATGGAGACAAAGCCTGAACCAGCTGAAGTGGAAGAAGCTCCTTTCCAAAGTGTAGAAGACAAGGAGCCACAACACGATGAACAGTTGGTGGAGGAAGAGACAAAAGAGTCTGAAGAGATTTCTGTCCATGAGATACTGCAGACAGATAGCAAAGTGAGCATTTTTAAGCAAAAAGAATTGGTGGACCAAATAGAGCAGACAGATATCATTCCTGAAAGTGCAACATTGACCAGAAAACTAACAGGAGATAGACAGCAGCGGGAGAGTCTCCTGGCAAGGCAGGAAGCCATATGGATGGAACAGCAAGTGGAACCTACCAGTCAAGAGCCAGGAGAGCAACAAGAACCAGAAGGTGAGGTAACTCAGCAGGAACAGGAAGAGGCACCTGAGTCCCAAGAGGACAGCCAAGCACTGGAGGAAGCTGATGCCCGCAGGGAAAGTCAACCTCAGGAGACAACAGAGTCCCGAAAGGGCAGCCAACAACCAGAGGTAACAGAATCTAAAGAGGGCAGCCAGCAGGCAGAGGTCACCGAGTCCCAAAAGGACAGTCAAGAGCCAGAGGCACCAGAAGCGCCAGAGGCACCAGAAGCGCCAGAGGCACCAGAAGCACCAGAAGCACCAGAGGCACCAGAACCACCAGAGGCACCAGAACCACCAGAAGCACCAGAAGCACCAGAAGAACCAGAGGCACCAGAGGCACCAGAAGCACCAGAAGCACCAGAAGCACCAGAAGCACCAGAGGCACCAGAAGCACCAGAGGAACCAGAGGCACCAGAAGCACCAGAGGCACCAGAAGCACCAGAGGAACCAGAGGCACCAGAAGCACCAGAAGCACCAGAGGAACCAGAGACACCAGAAGCACCAGAAGCACCAGAGGCTCCAGAAGCACCAGAGGAACCAGAGGCACCAGAAGCACCAGAAGCACCAGAAGCACCAGAAGCACCAGAGGCAACAGAAGCACCAGAAGCACCAGAAGCACCGGAAGCAACAGAGGCACCAGAGGCACCAGAAGCACCAGAAGCACCAGAAGCACCAGAAGCACCAGAGGCACCAGAAGCACCAGAGGCACCAGAGGCACCAGAAGCACCAGAGGCACCAGAAGCACTAGAAGTACCAGAAGTACCAGAAGCACCAGAAGCACCAGAAGCACCAGAAACACCAGAAGCACCAGAAGCACCAGAAGCACCAGAAGCACCAGAGGCACCAGAAGCACCAGAAGCACCAGAAGCACCAGAAGTACCAGAGGCACCAGAGGCACCAGAGGCACCAGAGCCACCAGAAGCACCAGAGGCACCAGAAGTACCAGAGGCACCAGAGGCACCAGAAGTACCAGAAGCACCAGAAGCACCAGAGGCACCAGAGGCGCCAGAAGCACCAGAGGCAACAGAAGCAACAGAAGCACCAGAGGCACCAGAGGCACCAGGGTCCCGGAAGGGTAGCCAAGCACCAGAAGCACCAGAGGCACCAGGGTCCCGGAGGGGTAGCCAAGCACCAGAAGGACCAGGATCCCGAAAAGGCAGCCAAGCACCAGAAGTACCAGGGTCCCGGAGGGGTAGCCAAGCACCAGAAGAACCAGGATCCCGAAAAGGCAGCCAAGCAGCAGAAGTACCCGGGTCCCGGAGGGGTAGCCAAGCACCAGAGGCACCAGGATCCCGAAAAGGCAGCCAAGCACCAGAAGTACCAGGGTCCCGGAAAGGTAGTGAAGCACCAGATGTACCAGGGTCCCGGAGGGGTAGCCAAGCACCAGAAGTACCAGGGTCCCGAAAAGGCAGCCAAGCACCAGAAGTACCAGGGTCCCGGAAAGGTAGTGAAGCACCAGATGTACCAGGGTCCCGGAAGGGTAGCCAAGCACCAGAAGTACCAGGATCCCGGCGGGGTAGCCAAGCACCAGAAGTACCAGGATCCCGGCGGGGTAGCCAAGCACCAGAAGTACCAGGATCCCGGCGGGGTAGCCAAGCACCAGAAGTACCAGGGTCCCGGAGAGGGAGTCAAGCACCAGAAGTACCAGGGTCCCGAAGAGGAAGTCAAGCACCAGAAGTACCAGGGTCTCGAAGAGGCAGCCAATCAGTACCAGGGCCCCGGAAGGGTAGCGTGGCACCAGAGGTAACAGAGTCCCGAAAGAGCATCCAACAGCCAGAGGTAATGGAGTCCCGGAGGGGTAGCCAAGCACCAGAGGTACCAGGGTCCCGGAAGGCAAGCCAACAGCCAGAAGTAACAGAGTCCCGGAAGAGCATCCAAGCACCAGAAGGACCAGGGTCCCGAAAAGTCAGCCAGGCACCAGAGGTAGTGGAATCCCAAGTGGACAGTCAACAAGCAAAGGTAACAGAAGCTCCAAAGGAGACCCAGCCAGCTATGCCTCCATGTGAAATAACTGAAGAACCCCATGTTTCTGAAAGTCAGCATACTCTAGAAGGCTTGATCTCCTTTATAGGAGAGGAAAAAGGTATACAGACCTACAGCATAATTTCTCTACAAGATGGCATCTGGCTGAACAGAAAAACGGGAAAGTTTTTGGTGAGTCACGGCCAGCAGACAAGGGTCACCTCACTCCTGAGCTTTAGCCAAATGGCCTCCGAAGGAGATGAAGGCCTTCTGAAAGTACTTGGTGTTGTGAGTGAAACTGGGGATGCAGACGCAGCAGGAAGAGTTCAAAAGAGTGAAGCAGTGGCCGATAATGACCAGCCACCCACCCAGGACCGAGAATCCCACCGTGGCAGCCAGCAAACCCCAACGCAAGAGCTGCAGCAGGATGACCTGAGTCCTGATGGTCCGGAGCATCCTGAAGGAGAAGAAACTGCTGTGGATGAGGCAGAGAAGGACCTGGAAGAAGGAGAATTTGCTGAGGATACAGACGACCTGGATAAACTAAGTCGCCACTTGAGTGCTGCAACTTTGCAGAGCATAGCTGCCGAGGAAGAAGACGATAAGAAATCTCAGCGGACATACAGTGCTATTTCCTTACTGGAAGATGCTTGGCTCAACAAAAGAACCGGGAGGCAAGTGTTCTCCCAGGTCCTACAGACTGAAGAGTCTTCCTTCCACCAAGGAGAGCCTCTGGCTGAGAGCCAAGAGTAGACTGGGGCTCATGGTGTAACTCCATTGGGATAATATATACCAGCCTGAAAGACAAGAAGGCCTTCATGATGGTAGTAATGCTGAATGCCCAGTCTGTCCAGTGAGTAATGGACTGTTTTTGAAACTGTAGAGAGACCCAACAGGCAGAATTTTCTATAAAGGACAAGTTACCTTGAAGAGTAAGTGTGTTCCGCTGAAAAGAAGGCAGAAGATCAAATAGAGTGGGATGTGTAGGTGCCGGGGAGTTCCAGGGGAAATGATGGGCATCTTTTTGTCTGGATGACAATTCCTTAGGCTGGAAGAAGCAGAATTAAAAACAAGAATGGGGAAAGATGGACACTTTCTTGTTTCTTTATATATAGCACAAAGGTGACTTTTCATGCTAGGTTTTAGTTGAATTTTTTCACATGTCCTTAAAAAATACAAAGATGGCCACAACTATATGTGGGTTTTCCAGTGGGAAGACATAAAGGCATCCTGGCTAATATGGTCTGATGCTTCCACAGCTGAGACTAGCCCTATTAAATGATACCACTTggagtaggggtccccaaaccaaggcccgtgggccagatgtggcactccacggtcattgacctggcccctgtcctaaactttagacttagggttgacctaaatctgaaacaacttgaaggcacacaacaaaaacgattctaattttggactatttcatcatagtctggccccccaacagtctgagggaccgtgaactggccctccacttaaaaaatcTGAGGACCCCTGACATGGAGGGTTCCATTACTGATGGTGGGAGCTGCAGGGGTTTTAATAAAAAAGGGGGCAGGATGATGGCAACCAAAACATTCAAGTGTTAAGTTCCTTCAAAGTTAGAAATCTGGGGACTAAAATAAAATTTCAGTGGGCTAGCTGAATTTTTATTGGGCCTTCATTTTGCCCCTCCTAAGACCTCTGTTGAAAATGCTGTATTCTTTTGTAAAAGGATCATGTTGCTGAAGAAATAGGCCTAAATCAaccaaaagggagaaagaaagacatttGAGCTATGTACAGGTGGAATATCCCTTGTCAAAATGATTGAGACCAGGACAGCAGTACACGtgacagcaggacgtgtgaaaaagatcttggagtcctcgtggacaacgttaaacatgagccaacaatgagatgcagcagcaaaaaaagccaatgggatattggcctgcatcaataggattatagtgtctagatctggggaagtcatgctccccctctcgtctcttctgccttggtcaggccacacctggaatctcactgtgtcccattctgggcaccgcagttgaatggagatgttgacaagctggaatgtgttcagaagaCGGCAACTaacatgatcaagggtctggagaacaaaccctatgagaagtggcttcaagagctgggcatgtttagcctgcagaagacaggtggagaggagacatgatgagggccatgcataaatatgtgaggggaagtcctagggaggagggagcaagcttcctttctgctgccctggagacagcttcaaactccaggaaaggagattccacctggacatgaggaagaacttcctcactgtgagagctgttcagcaattgaactctctgccccggagggagtgtggtggaggctcctcttttggaggctttcaagtagaggctgggtggccacctaTCAAGAGGgccttgaatgcaattttc
Encoded here:
- the LOC134295628 gene encoding microtubule-associated protein futsch-like isoform X2 encodes the protein MDESETPLDPDAVENNKASEEKIDIEEQKDNDEPIEEGQHQESGDSVPAVEEDVPETEDRVPLVESKVSLPPDLNDQIGSAPASKTGSVVSVRKQSESDQQPLAQEEQPPGQESRRGSQVPGEELRRGSQVAGQESRRGSQVAGQESRRGSQVAGQESRRGSQVAGQEPRRGSQVAGQESRRGSQVAGEELRRGSQVAGQESRRGSQVAGEELRRGSQVAGEELRRGSQVAGQESRRGSQVAGQESRRGSQVAGEELRRGSQVAGQESRRGSQILRQDSRHGSQQPGQESRRGSQSSVQGSRRGSQVPGDISQELPGQESRRGTQPALEEFQENQELPGDGSRRGSQLPGEISQEPPGPGSRRESQLATEKPEKDQQLLGEESHHDIQPPSQELQISQSRKSISEVETTENVTWISQRTGKVMKCEIQQTSRIWERKPLAEILHPLTRMLPKMSSTGKTPVHVPSEVTEKPIAPQPSIRKSQAEAPQPSKEDVTWVSKRTGKVVRCSGQQTSKIWEKKPLCEILQRSVQEPQVPKEMPEEVLVVEQEAVPPMETKPEPAEVEEAPFQSVEDKEPQHDEQLVEEETKESEEISVHEILQTDSKVSIFKQKELVDQIEQTDIIPESATLTRKLTGDRQQRESLLARQEAIWMEQQVEPTSQEPGEQQEPEGEVTQQEQEEAPESQEDSQALEEADARRESQPQETTESRKGSQQPEVTESKEGSQQAEVTESQKDSQEPEAPEAPEAPEAPEAPEAPEAPEAPEPPEAPEPPEAPEAPEEPEAPEAPEAPEAPEAPEAPEAPEAPEEPEAPEAPEAPEAPEEPEAPEAPEAPEEPETPEAPEAPEAPEAPEEPEAPEAPEAPEAPEAPEATEAPEAPEAPEATEAPEAPEAPEAPEAPEAPEAPEAPEAPEAPEAPEAPEALEVPEVPEAPEAPEAPETPEAPEAPEAPEAPEAPEAPEAPEAPEVPEAPEAPEAPEPPEAPEAPEVPEAPEAPEVPEAPEAPEAPEAPGSRRGSQAPEGPGSRKGSQAPEVPGSRRGSQAPEEPGSRKGSQAAEVPGSRRGSQAPEAPGSRKGSQAPEVPGSRKGSEAPDVPGSRRGSQAPEVPGSRKGSQAPEVPGSRKGSEAPDVPGSRKGSQAPEVPGSRRGSQAPEVPGSRRGSQAPEVPGSRRGSQAPEVPGSRRGSQAPEVPGSRRGSQAPEVPGSRRGSQSVPGPRKGSVAPEVTESRKSIQQPEVMESRRGSQAPEVPGSRKASQQPEVTESRKSIQAPEGPGSRKVSQAPEVVESQVDSQQAKVTEAPKETQPAMPPCEITEEPHVSESQHTLEGLISFIGEEKGIQTYSIISLQDGIWLNRKTGKFLVSHGQQTRVTSLLSFSQMASEGDEGLLKVLGVVSETGDADAAGRVQKSEAVADNDQPPTQDRESHRGSQQTPTQELQQDDLSPDGPEHPEGEETAVDEAEKDLEEGEFAEDTDDLDKLSRHLSAATLQSIAAEEEDDKKSQRTYSAISLLEDAWLNKRTGRQVFSQVLQTEESSFHQGEPLAESQE
- the LOC134295628 gene encoding microtubule-associated protein futsch-like isoform X1, with translation MDESETPLDPDAVENNKASEEKIDIEEQKDNDEPIEEGQHQESGDSVPAVEEDVPETEDRVPLVESKVSLPPDLNDQIGSAPASKTGSVVSVRKQSESDQQPLAQEEQPPGQESRRGSQVPGEELRRGSQVAGQESRRGSQVAGQESRRGSQVAGQESRRGSQVAGQEPRRGSQVAGQESRRGSQVAGEELRRGSQVAGQESRRGSQVAGEELRRGSQVAGEELRRGSQVAGQESRRGSQVAGQESRRGSQVAGEELRRGSQVAGQESRRGSQILRQDSRHGSQQPGQESRRGSQSSVQGSRRGSQVPGDISQELPGQESRRGTQPALEEFQENQELPGDGSRRGSQLPGEISQEPPGPGSRRESQLATEKPEKDQQLLGEESHHDIQPPSQELQISQSRKSISEVETTENVTWISQRTGKVMKCEIQQTSRIWERKPLAEILHPLTRMLPKMSSTGKTPVHVPSEVTEKPIAPQPSIRKSQAEAPQPSKEDVTWVSKRTGKVVRCSGQQTSKIWEKKPLCEILQRSVQEPQVPKEMPEEVLVVEQEAVPPMETKPEPAEVEEAPFQSVEDKEPQHDEQLVEEETKESEEISVHEILQTDSKVSIFKQKELVDQIEQTDIIPESATLTRKLTGDRQQRESLLARQEAIWMEQQVEPTSQEPGEQQEPEGEVTQQEQEEAPESQEDSQALEEADARRESQPQETTESRKGSQQPEVTESKEGSQQAEVTESQKDSQEPEAPEAPEAPEAPEAPEAPEAPEAPEPPEAPEPPEAPEAPEEPEAPEAPEAPEAPEAPEAPEAPEAPEEPEAPEAPEAPEAPEEPEAPEAPEAPEEPETPEAPEAPEAPEAPEEPEAPEAPEAPEAPEAPEATEAPEAPEAPEATEAPEAPEAPEAPEAPEAPEAPEAPEAPEAPEAPEAPEALEVPEVPEAPEAPEAPETPEAPEAPEAPEAPEAPEAPEAPEAPEVPEAPEAPEAPEPPEAPEAPEVPEAPEAPEVPEAPEAPEAPEAPEAPEATEATEAPEAPEAPGSRRGSQAPEGPGSRKGSQAPEVPGSRRGSQAPEEPGSRKGSQAAEVPGSRRGSQAPEAPGSRKGSQAPEVPGSRKGSEAPDVPGSRRGSQAPEVPGSRKGSQAPEVPGSRKGSEAPDVPGSRKGSQAPEVPGSRRGSQAPEVPGSRRGSQAPEVPGSRRGSQAPEVPGSRRGSQAPEVPGSRRGSQAPEVPGSRRGSQSVPGPRKGSVAPEVTESRKSIQQPEVMESRRGSQAPEVPGSRKASQQPEVTESRKSIQAPEGPGSRKVSQAPEVVESQVDSQQAKVTEAPKETQPAMPPCEITEEPHVSESQHTLEGLISFIGEEKGIQTYSIISLQDGIWLNRKTGKFLVSHGQQTRVTSLLSFSQMASEGDEGLLKVLGVVSETGDADAAGRVQKSEAVADNDQPPTQDRESHRGSQQTPTQELQQDDLSPDGPEHPEGEETAVDEAEKDLEEGEFAEDTDDLDKLSRHLSAATLQSIAAEEEDDKKSQRTYSAISLLEDAWLNKRTGRQVFSQVLQTEESSFHQGEPLAESQE